The genomic window GACCGTTTCGACCGATTACGACACCTCCGACCGGCTCTATTTCGAGCCGCTGACGGCGGAAGACGTGATCGAGATCATGCGCGCCGAACAGGAAAACGGCACGCTTGTCGGCGCCATCGTCCAGTTCGGCGGCCAGACGCCTCTGAAACTCGCGGAAGCGCTGGAAAAGAACGGCATTCCGATCCTCGGCACCGCGCCGGACATGATCGACCTTGCCGAGGACCGCGACCGGTTCCAGAAACTGCTGGTCAAGCTGGATCTCAACCAGCCCAACAACGGCATCGCCTATTCGGTGGAACAGGCGCGTCTCGTCGCCGCCGAAATCGGTTACCCGCTGGTGGTACGCCCGTCCTACGTTCTCGGCGGCCGCGCGATGGAAATCGTTCACAACGAAGCGGGACTGTCGCATTACCTGCTGGAAGTGGTGCCGGAACTGGTCACCGAGGATATCAAGCAGCGCTATCCGAACGACAAGACCGGGCAGATCAACACCATGCTCGGCAAGAACCCGCTGCTGTTCGACAGCTACCTGACCAACGCCATCGAAGTTGACGTCGACTGCCTTTGCGACGGCACCGACGTGTTCATCGCCGGCATCATGGAACATATCGAGGAGGCCGGCATCCATTCGGGCGACAGCGCCTGCTCGCTGCCGCCGCATTCGCTTTCGCCGGAAACGCTGGACGAGCTTGAGGAGCAGTCCCGCGCGCTGGCGCTGGCGCTCAACGTCAAGGGCCTGATGAACGTGCAGTTCGCCATCAAGGACGGCACGATCTACATCCTCGAGGTCAATCCGCGCGCCTCGCGCACCGTGCCGTTCGTGGCCAAGACCATCGGCACGCCGATCGCCAAGATCGCCGCCCGGGTGATGGCCGGCGAGAAGCTCAACGACGTGATTGCCTCTTATGGTGACCGGCCGAACCCGCGCAAGCTGAACCACGTCGCGGTCAAGGAAGCCGTTTTCCCGTTCGCCCGCTTCCCCGGCGTCGACACGCTGCTCGGCCCGGAAATGCGCTCGACGGGCGAGGTCATCGGCCTCGACAGGGATTTCGCGATCGCGTTTGCCAAGTCGCAGCTTGGCGCCAGCGTCGACCTGCCGCGCGAGGGCTGCGTCTTTGTCTCGGTCAAGCCGGAGGATAAGGAGCGGGTGCTGCCCGCGGTCAAGCTTCTGGTGGAACAGGGTTTTTCGGTGATGGCAACCGGCGGCACCCGTGACTTCCTCGAACAGAGCGGCATTTCCGCCACCAAGATCAACAAGGTGCGCGAGGGCCGTCCGCATATCGAGGACGCGATCCGCAACCGCCAGGTCCAGCTCGTGTTCAACACCACCAGCACCGGCAAGACGATCTCGGATTCGAAGTCGCTCCGCCGCGCGGCACTGACCCAGAAGGTGCCCTACTACACCACCATGGCCGGCTCGATGGCTGCGGCGATGGCGATCAAGGCGTTGAAACAGGGCCAGCTCGAAGTGCGCCCGCTGCAGGACTATTTCTGAGGCCCGACACTTTCGAACGAAGACCGGGGCAGGCTCAACGCCGGCCCTTTTTTTTTGGCTTGACGGAAACGGTTTTCTCTTTTATTTATCCGTTAGGTTAATTAACCGAATGGATAACAACCATGTCCGATCCGTTGTCTCAAACCCTGTCCGCGCTCGCCGACCCGACCCGCCGTGCAATCCTTGCCCGGCTGTCGGCGGGTGAGGCGACGGTGAATGAACTGGCCGAGCCGTTTGCGATGTCGCTGCCGGCGGTGTCCAAGCACCTGAAGGTGCTGGAGCGCGCCGGGCTGATTTCCCGCAGCCGCGAGGCCCAGACGCGGCCCTGCCGGATCGAGCCGGAAGCGCTACAGGCGGTCGATGGCTGGCTCGCGGATTATCGCCTGCTCTGGGAAAACCGGCTCGACCGGCTGGAAGATTATCTGGCCACCCTGCAGCAGAAGGACAAGCCATGACCGAATCTTCGAACCCCCTCCAAATCCGCAACGAGCGGACATTTCTCCAGGATCGCGACGCCCTCTTTTCCGCCGTGGCCGACCCGGCAAGGCTCGCGCGCTGGTGGGGACCACACGGTTTTGAAAACCGGATCACCGCCTTCGACTTCCGTCCCGGCGGAAACTGGCGGATCGTCATGACCGCATCAAACGGCAACGCATTCGACAACCACTGGACGTTTCTGGCGATCGAGGACGATCGCTTGATCCGCACCCGCCATCATCTGCCGATGCATGATTTCGTGCTGGAAATGCGGTTTGACGACCATGCCGGCGGAAGCCGCCTCGTCTGGGTGATGGAGTTCGAGCCGACCGAGGAGAACCAGGCAATCGCGCATTTCCTCAAGGCGGCCAACGACCAGAACCTCGAACGTCTCGACAACTTTCTTCAGGAGGAAACCACCGATGTCCGCTGAGCTCGATCCCGCGAAAATCTTCCGCTTCGAACGCCTGTTGAAGGCGCCGCGCGCGCTTGTCTTCGAGGCGCTTTCCGATCCCGCCCATCTCGACCGGTGGTGGGGGCCGGATGGTTTTGTGAACGAGACCCACGCGATGGATTTTTCCGTCGGCGGGCTGTGGCGCTACACAATGCACGGCCCCGACGGCAAGGACTGGCCGAACTGGATCCGCTATCACGAGATCACGCCCGGCCGGATCAGCTACGAGCATGGCGGCGAGATCGGCGAGCCGGCGCATTTCCGCGGCATCATCGACCTCGACGAAACCGAGGACGGCACGCTGATGACGATGACGCTGGTGTTCGAGACCAGTGAGGCCCGCGACGCCACCCTGAAACATGGCGCCGAGGACGGCGGAAGGCAGACGCTGGCGAAATTCGACGCCTACCTTCAGCGGATCAAGCCGTGATCACGCACTGATGATATTGTGCCAGGGAACATAGGGAAAGCCGGTGTTGTCGTCGGCTCCATCCGCGCCCACGACCAGAATGTCGTGTTCGCGGTAGGCGCCCGCGCCCGGCATGCCCGGTTCGAAGCGTTCGTCAAAACGCTCAAACGTCCGGGCGTGCAGGACCATCATCATGGTGATTGCGATCCTCCCGTCGCGCACGACGCCATCGGCGCGGAGGTTCGCCGCAGCAAAATCTAGCCTGGGTCCCCAGTCTTGGCAATGCCGCTCGCGGCAGTCCCGTCATTGTCATAATCGGCTGCTAAAATCGCACACTTGAAATCGGATCAAGGTTGACCGAGGCATTATACGTTGATATCAACTCAAAATCCGAGCAATACCGGTTTTTAGGACAGGGAGAAAACCGCATGGCGAACGAATTTGTCTGGTACGATCTGATGACGAGCGATGCCGAATCCGCGAAGGCATTTTACAAGAATGTCGTCGGCTGGAAGGCCCAGGATGCAGGTCATCCCGACATGCCTTACACGCTTCTGGGCATCGAGGGCTATGAGAGCCATGTCTGCGGCCTGATGGAACTGACCGAGGACATGTGCGCGCAGGAAATTCCGCCGCACTGGATGGGCTATGTCCATGTCGAGGATGTCGACGCCAAGGCCGCAGAATTCAAAGACGCGGGCGGAGGCGTGCTCATGGCGCCGCATGACATTCCGGGAGTCGGCCGTTTCGCGGTCGTGAGCGATCCGCAGGGCGCGGCGATCAGTATTTTCAAGCCGATCCCGCCGGAAGGCGGAATGCCGGAAATGCCGCCGGGAGGCGCGACCGGGACCGTGGCATGGCGCGAACTCTACACCCGCGATCCCGAAGCTGCCGTCACCTTCTACGGCAAGATGTTCGGCTGGAAGCAGACGCAGGCGATGGATATGGGGCCAATGGGCAAATACCACCTCTTCGCCGGCGATGGCGACGATCTTGGCGGCATGATGCGGATGCCGGAGGGCATGCCGGTTCCAGCCTGGAGCTATTACTTCCAGGTCGACGGCCTCAACGCCGCCATCGAACGGGTGAAGGCCGGCGGCGGGCAATTGCTCAACGGCCCGATGGACGTGCCGGACGGCGCGGTCGTCGCCCAGTTTCTCGATCCGCAGGGCGCGTACTTCTGTCTCGTCTCGATGCAGCGCTGAAGCAGCGACGCCATCACAACACGCTTGCGCCGGAGGCACCTCCGGCGCAAATTTTTGTTCGGACCGATCCGGTGCGGACCGGTTCTCCATCCCCACGCGCGCAAAAACGAAGTATCAGAGTGCATCCGCGATTCGGGGAAACGCGGACATATCTCGCGTAAACCTGGTGTCGAATCCGGAGCATAGATCATGACCGAAACCGTCAAGGCGACCCGCCGCGAATGGGTGGGCCTCGTGGTCCTGTCCGTCGCCTGCCTGGTCTATTCAATGGACCTTTCGGTGCTGTTCCTCGCCATCCCCTCGATCGTGCGGGAACTGGAACCGACCGCGCCGCAGATTTTGTGGATGAACGATATCTACGGCTTCATGGTCGCGGGCTTCCTGGTGACGATGGGCGGTCTGGGCGACCGGATCGGGCGGCGCAAGCTGCTGCTGATCGGGGCCGCCGCCTTCGCCGTGACCTCGATTCTCGCCGCCATGGCCCCGACGGCGGGCATGCTGATCTTCGCCCGCGCGCTGCTCGGCATTGCCGGCGCCACGGTGGCGCCCTCGACGCTGTCGCTGATCATGAACATGTTTCGCGACGAGAACGAACGC from Martelella sp. NC20 includes these protein-coding regions:
- a CDS encoding ArsR/SmtB family transcription factor, whose product is MSDPLSQTLSALADPTRRAILARLSAGEATVNELAEPFAMSLPAVSKHLKVLERAGLISRSREAQTRPCRIEPEALQAVDGWLADYRLLWENRLDRLEDYLATLQQKDKP
- a CDS encoding SRPBCC domain-containing protein → MTESSNPLQIRNERTFLQDRDALFSAVADPARLARWWGPHGFENRITAFDFRPGGNWRIVMTASNGNAFDNHWTFLAIEDDRLIRTRHHLPMHDFVLEMRFDDHAGGSRLVWVMEFEPTEENQAIAHFLKAANDQNLERLDNFLQEETTDVR
- a CDS encoding SRPBCC domain-containing protein; amino-acid sequence: MSAELDPAKIFRFERLLKAPRALVFEALSDPAHLDRWWGPDGFVNETHAMDFSVGGLWRYTMHGPDGKDWPNWIRYHEITPGRISYEHGGEIGEPAHFRGIIDLDETEDGTLMTMTLVFETSEARDATLKHGAEDGGRQTLAKFDAYLQRIKP
- a CDS encoding VOC family protein; this translates as MANEFVWYDLMTSDAESAKAFYKNVVGWKAQDAGHPDMPYTLLGIEGYESHVCGLMELTEDMCAQEIPPHWMGYVHVEDVDAKAAEFKDAGGGVLMAPHDIPGVGRFAVVSDPQGAAISIFKPIPPEGGMPEMPPGGATGTVAWRELYTRDPEAAVTFYGKMFGWKQTQAMDMGPMGKYHLFAGDGDDLGGMMRMPEGMPVPAWSYYFQVDGLNAAIERVKAGGGQLLNGPMDVPDGAVVAQFLDPQGAYFCLVSMQR